A single genomic interval of Drosophila virilis strain 15010-1051.87 chromosome 2, Dvir_AGI_RSII-ME, whole genome shotgun sequence harbors:
- the LOC6629839 gene encoding eukaryotic initiation factor 4A-III gives MARKNAQAEDLSNVEFETSEDVEVIPTFNAMNLKEELLRGIYAYGFEKPSAIQQRSIKPIVKGRDVIAQAQSGTGKTATFSISILQSLDTTLRETQVLCLSPTRELAVQIQKVILALGDMMNVQCHVCIGGTNLGEDIRKLDYGQHIVSGTPGRVFDMIKRRVLRTRAIKMLVLDEADEMLNKGFKEQIYDVYRYLPPATQVVLISATLPHEILEMTSKFMTDPIRILVKRDELTLEGIKQFFVAVEREEWKFDTLCDLYDTLTITQAVIFCNTKRKVDWLTEKMREANFTVSSMHGDMPQKERDEIMKEFRAGQSRVLITTDVWARGIDVQQVSLVINYDLPNNRELYIHRIGRSGRFGRKGVAINFVKSDDIRILRDIEQYYSTQIDEMPMNVADLI, from the exons ATGGCGCGCAAGAATGCACAGGCCGAGGATCTCTCGAACGTGGAGTTTGAGACTAGCGAAGACGTTGAGGTGATACCCACCTTCAATGCCATGAACCTGAAGGAGGAGCTGCTACGCGGCATTTACGCGtacg GCTTTGAAAAACCTTCGGCCATACAACAGCGCAGCATCAAGCCAATTGTAAAGGGGCGGGACGTCATAGCACAAGCGCAGTCCGGTACGGGCAAGACTGccacattttccatttccataCTACAGAGCCTGGACACAACGCTGCGTGAGACACAGGTGCTGTGTCTGTCACCCACACGCGAGTTGGCTGTTCAAATCCAAAAGGTCATTCTTGCTCTGGGCGATATGATGAACGTACAGTGTCATGTGTGCATTGGCGGTACAAATCTGGGCGAGGACATACGCAAGCTGGATTACGGTCAGCATATTGTGAGTGGAACACCGGGTCGTGTCTTCGATATGATCAAGCGGCGTGTTCTGCGCACAAG AGCGATCAAAATGCTGGTGCTCGACGAAGCGGATGAGATGTTGAACAAAGGTTTCAAGGAACAAATCTATGATGTTTACCGGTATTTGCCGCCAGCTACGCAGGTTGTGCTCATTTCTGCAACCCTGCCGCACGAGATTCTAGAAATGACATCTAAATTCATGACGGATCCTATTCGAATTTTGGTCAAACG TGATGAATTGACGCTGGAAGgcattaaacaattttttgttgccgtGGAGCGCGAGGAATGGAAATTCGATACGTTATGCGATCTCTATGACACACTGACCATCACACAGGCGGTCATTTTCTGTAACACCAAGCGCAAGGTGGACTGGCTGACTGAGAAAATGCGCGAAGCCAATTTCACGGTCAGCTCCATGCACGGCGATATGCCGCAAAAGGAGCGTGACGAAATCATGAAAGAGTTCCGAGCTGGACAGTCACGTGTGCTCATTACCACCGATGTGTGGGCGCGTGGTATAGACGTGCAGCAGGTGTCCTTGGTCATCAACTACGACCTACCCAACAATCGTGAGCTGTACATTCATCGCATCGGTCGCTCGGGTCGGTTTGGACGCAAGGGTGTGGCCATTAATTTTGTAAAGTCCGATGATATACGCATTTTGCGTGATATTGAGCAATATTATTCAACGCAAATCGACGAGATGCCGATGAATGTGGCagatttaatataa
- the LOC6629838 gene encoding tropomyosin, whose protein sequence is MSIVLVIGVQPACNRKTSHHMKKCHKQGGDPEYCKINLKSTKIASNAANEATAAKDAQNCASEEASRRTMNRLADKAEQAARAAEAALNGKKQLLEQLEQSQIEADAVVEEVKKALRHSESNIETALRVAQHIKQHLELMQNVLEESRNNLEQVLEVAANANTELQEKQMLIIDSKKRVEDLNHCMQKARADLDRTEEIAKKAENAAEEAKQRIENVRNIFKKIKKLKRKDLKSFKRVFNRFIKM, encoded by the coding sequence ATGAGCATCGTACTGGTGATCGGAGTACAGCCGGCGTGCAATCGCAAAACGTCTCATCATATGAAGAAATGTCATAAGCAGGGCGGCGATCCGGAATACTGCAAGATCAACTTGAAATCCACGAAAATTGCCTCGAATGCAGCTAATGAGGCGACGGCGGCCAAGGATGCACAAAACTGTGCCAGCGAGGAGGCCAGCCGGCGAACCATGAATCGCTTGGCCGATAAGGCTGAGCAGGCCGCTCGAGCGGCTGAGGCTGCACTGAATGGCAAGAAGCAGTTGCTCGAACAGCTGGAACAGAGTCAGATCGAGGCCGATGCCGTCGTAGAGGAGGTCAAAAAGGCGCTACGACATAGCGAATCCAACATTGAGACGGCTTTGCGCGTGGCCCAACACATCAAACAGCATCTGGAGCTAATGCAGAACGTTCTGGAAGAATCAAGAAATAATTTGGAGCAAGTTCTGGAAGTTGCAGCCAATGCCAATACCGAGCTGCAGGAAAAGCAAATGCTGATAATAGACAGCAAAAAGCGGGTAGAAGATTTGAACCATTGCATGCAAAAAGCCAGAGCTGATCTTGATCGGACCGAAGAAATCGCCAAGAAGGCAGAGAATGCGGCCGAAGAGGCCAAACAGCGCATAGAAAACGtacgaaatatatttaagaagataaaaaaactaaaaagaaaagacCTTAAATCATTTAAACGGGTTTTCAACCGATTTATCAAGATgtga
- the LOC6629836 gene encoding sodium-independent sulfate anion transporter, with translation MSTLETEVTFRRRAEVSQELEAQFRSSSTDFILIQDHRTSKYKSLEQLEAVKPDNETIASCCMSYARSACRMKTLKKRLPIIEWLPKYNRNDAVGDLIAGFTVGLTVIPQGLAYSGVVGLPAESGLYGSFLGCFVYVLLGTCKDNTIGSTAVASLMTYQFAHGSWAHSVLLTFLTGIIEILMAIFKLGCLVEFVSGPVSAGFTSAVSLIVLTSQMKYILGVNSEGGSFLQSWISMLRDIENIRIWDSCLGFGCLALLLVIRSLSQLRIGPKEKSERSQLQRVLNEVIKFVGVTRNATVVIGATLVAMHLEANSMNPFRLTGYIPPGLPTVSLPNFTIEAQPANATAGIPAVPGETFLEMVHSLGYGLVIVPIIALLENVSVCKAFAKDKQIDVSQELFATGVANVATSLVSGYRSNGGLARSAVNNASGCRTNMSNLYIGIIVVLSISYLTEYFYFIPKAVLAAIIISAVVFQVQYQIVVPMWRSKRADLVPGLLAFITCLVLPLEIGIVVAIGANQLYILYHAARPRITLEQLETEHGIKFIKITPDRCLIFPSVEFVRNMVLKSGSKTTLPIVIDCTYIFAADFTAAKVISSMVEDFQQRQQKIIFFNLKPSVVSIFEGLKTKLVLCYNTHALSLELLPSAADNLSHSVDSLEAGNCAGDCGSMTSTSTLSLARL, from the exons ATGTCCACACTTGAGACGGAGGTGACGTTTCGTAGGCGCGCTGAAGTGAGTCAGGAACTGGAGGCGCAGTTTCGTAGTTCCTCCACGGACTTCATACTGATCCAAGATCATCGCACCTCCAAGTACAAGAGCCTCGAACAACTGGAGGCGGTCAAGCCGGACAATGAAACAATAGCTTCGTGTTGCATGAGCTATGCGAGGAGTGCGTGTCGCATGAAGACGCTAAAGAAGCGCCTGCCCATTATTGAATGGCTGCCCAAGTACAACAGGAACGATGCCGTCGGTGATCTTATAGCCGGATTTACAGTTGGGCTAACGGTCATACCACAGGGCTTGGCCTATTCGGGCGTGGTGGGCCTGCCCGCAGAGTCGGGTCTCTATGGCTCCTTCTTGGGCTGTTTTGTGTACGTTCTGTTGGGCACCTGCAAGGATAACACCATTGGCAGCACCGCCGTCGCCTCGCTGATGACATATCAGTTCGCCCACGGCTCCTGGGCACATTCAGTGCTGCTCACCTTTCTCACCGGCATCATTGAGATTCTTATGGCCATCTTTAAGCTGGGCTGCCTAGTGGAGTTTGTCTCCGGCCCGGTGAGCGCGGGCTTCACCAGTGCCGTATCACTAATTGTGCTCACCTCGCAGATGAAGTACATTTTGGGTGTGAACAGTGAGGGCGGCTCGTTTCTACAGAGCTGGATCAGCATGTTGCGCGATATTGAAAACATACGCATTTGGGACAGCTGCTTGGGCTTTGGCTGCCTGGCGCTATTGCTGGTCATACGCAGCCTAAGCCAACTACGCATTGGCCCCAAGGAGAAGTCCGAGCGTAGTCAGCTGCAACGTGTGCTCAACGAGGTGATCAAATTTGTCGGCGTCACCCGCAATGCGACTGTTGTCATTGGCGCCACCTTGGTGGCCATGCATCTGGAGGCGAACAGCATGAATCCGTTCCGGCTGACAGGCTACATACCACCTGGTCTGCCCACAGTGTCGTTGCCAAACTTTACGATCGAGGCGCAGCCGGCCAATGCCACAGCTGGCATACCCGCTGTACCAGGCGAAACCTTCCTCGAAATGGTGCACAGCCTGGGCTATGGCCTGGTTATAGTGCCGATCATAGCGCTGCTGGAGAACGTGTCCGTCTGCAAGGCATTTGCCAAGGACAAGCAGATCGATGTCAGCCAGGAACTATTTGCCACCGGCGTGGCCAACGTCGCCACCTCCCTGGTTAGTGGCTATCGCAGCAACGGCGGCCTGGCCCGTTCCGCCGTCAACAATGCCAGCGGCTGTCGCACCAATATGTCCAATCTATATATTGGCATTATCGTGGTGCTATCGATAAGTTACCTCACCGAGTACTTTTACTTCATTCCCAAGGCTGTGCTGGCTGCCATCATCATATCGGCCGTAGTGTTCCAGGTGCAGTACCAGATCGTGGTGCCCATGTGGCGCAGCAAAC GCGCTGATCTTGTGCCTGGACTGCTGGCGTTCATCACCTGCCTGGTGCTTCCCCTAGAGATAGGCATCGTTGTGGCCATTGGAGCTAATCAGCTCTATATACTCTATCACGCGGCACGGCCCAGGATAACGCTGGAGCAGCTGGAGACGGAGCATGGCATTAAGTTTATAAAGATCACGCCAGATCGTTGCCTCATATTTCCCTCCGTGGAGTTCGTTAGGAACATGGTGCTCAAGTCCGGCAGCAAGACAACGCTGCCCATTGTCATCGATTGTACGTACATATTTGCAGCCGACTTCACCGCCGCCAAAGTAATCTCCTCCATGGTGGAAGATTTTCAACAGCGTCAgcaaaaaatcattttctttaatCTCAAGCCAAGTGTGGTTAGCATATTCGAGGGTCTGAAGACCAAGCTGGTCCTCTGCTACAATACACACGCTCTCAGCCTGGAACTCTTGCCAAGTGCGGCCGATAATCTGTCGCATTCGGTGGACTCACTCGAAGCAGGCAATTGTGCAGGCGATTGCGGCAGCATGACAAGCACCAGTACTCTATCCCTGGCCAGACTCTAG
- the Ctr1B gene encoding high affinity copper uptake protein 1 yields MDLMTMDHDDHGSESVTAAKSCPMIMVFHGGHCERILWRGWVAATVTEFAFSCIAFFVLSFLYELLKFLREHLIRREARREAELAAELRQKNSVNDCGGGCSETPLAEIREKTYWQRILNTPHIIQSLLNLVQIIISYLLMLVFMNFNYWLCLSVVLGLGVGYFFFGWIKKDPQESECCP; encoded by the exons ATGGACTTGATGACCATGGACCATGATGATCATGGATCAGAATCTGTAACCGCTGCCAAATCTTGCCCAATGATCATGGTG TTCCATGGCGGCCACTGTGAGCGTATTTTGTGGCGTGGCTGGGTGGCAGCAACAGTTACCGAGTTCGCCTTCTCCTGCATTGCATTTTTCGTGCTCTCTTTTCTCTACGAGTTGCTCAAGTTTCTGCGTGAGCATCTGATTCGACGGGAGGCGCGCCGGGAGGCTGAGCTGGCCGCGGAGCTGCGCCAGAAGAACAGTGTGAACGACTGCGGAGGCGGCTGCTCGGAAACGCCACTGGCCGAAATCAGAGAGAAGACATATTGGCAACGCATTTTGAACACACCGCACATAATCCAATCTCTGTTGAATCTGGTGCAAATTATCATTTCCTATTTGCTCATGTTGGTCTTCATGAACTTCAACTATTGGCTGTGCTTGTCCGTGGTTTTGGGTCTGGGCGTGGGTTACTTTTTCTTTGGTTGGATCAAGAAAGATCCGCAAGAGAGCGAGTGTTGCCCTTGA
- the Poxm gene encoding paired box pox-meso protein isoform X1 produces the protein MDPESQCPQYGEVNQLGGVFVNGRPLPNATRMRIVELARLGIRPCDISRQLRVSHGCVSKILARYHETGSILPGAIGGSKPRVTTPKVVNYIRELKQRDPGIFAWEIRDRLLSEGICDKTNVPSVSSISRILRNKLGSIGHHHSAGNGGSASLGMGSNGSSGNGGNSNVAANGSAVQHTHSAHQHHYHHQHTAAAVAASAHHAHAHAHLYNSIYQPYTAAAAYSMKAVSCGSPSPPQSAQTHQLRSVAAAHWPSSHSVTDILAHHQAVALRASCQGNTVSPLPMTPSPVTAATGGQPLLDCEGGAAQQPPYNYYMYFQNGGMHHHHHHGGMMTAGATGL, from the coding sequence AGTCGCAGTGCCCGCAGTACGGCGAAGTGAATCAGCTGGGCGGCGTCTTTGTGAACGGCCGGCCGTTGCCGAATGCGACGCGCATGCGGATCGTGGAGCTGGCCCGGCTGGGCATTAGACCCTGCGACATCTCGCGCCAGCTGCGCGTGAGTCACGGCTGTGTGTCGAAGATCTTGGCGCGTTACCACGAAACTGGCTCCATACTGCCGGGCGCCATTGGCGGCTCGAAGCCGCGTGTCACCACGCCCAAGGTGGTCAACTATATACGGGAGCTGAAACAGCGCGATCCGGGCATCTTTGCCTGGGAGATACGTGATCGCCTGCTCAGCGAGGGCATATGCGACAAGACGAATGTGCCCAGCGTGAGCTCCATTTCGCGCATACTGCGCAACAAGCTGGGCAGCATTGGTCATCATCATAGTGCTGGTAATGGTGGATCCGCATCCCTTGGCAtgggcagcaacggcagcagcggcaacggcggcaATAGCAATGTTGCAGCCAATGGCAGCGCCGTTCAGCACACACACTCCGCGCACCAGCATCATTATCATCACCAGCATACGGCAGCCGCGGTGGCGGCCAGTGCACATCATGcgcacgcccacgcccatcTGTACAATTCCATCTACCAGCCGTATACCGCGGCGGCTGCCTATAGCATGAAGGCCGTCTCCTGCGGCAGTCCCTCGCCGCCGCAGTCGGCGCAGACGCATCAGCTGCGCAGCGTGGCCGCCGCCCACTGGCCCTCGTCGCACTCGGTGACCGACATACTGGCGCATCACCAGGCCGTTGCCCTGCGCGCCAGCTGCCAGGGCAACACAGTCTCTCCGCTGCCGATGACGCCGTCGCCGGTGACCGCCGCCACCGGCGGACAGCCGCTGCTAGACTGCGAGGGCGGAGCGGCACAACAGCCGCCGTACAACTACTATATGTACTTTCAAAATGGCGGCATGcatcatcaccatcaccaCGGAGGCATGATGACGGCCGGGGCAACTGGCTTATGA
- the Poxm gene encoding paired box pox-meso protein isoform X2 — protein sequence MRIVELARLGIRPCDISRQLRVSHGCVSKILARYHETGSILPGAIGGSKPRVTTPKVVNYIRELKQRDPGIFAWEIRDRLLSEGICDKTNVPSVSSISRILRNKLGSIGHHHSAGNGGSASLGMGSNGSSGNGGNSNVAANGSAVQHTHSAHQHHYHHQHTAAAVAASAHHAHAHAHLYNSIYQPYTAAAAYSMKAVSCGSPSPPQSAQTHQLRSVAAAHWPSSHSVTDILAHHQAVALRASCQGNTVSPLPMTPSPVTAATGGQPLLDCEGGAAQQPPYNYYMYFQNGGMHHHHHHGGMMTAGATGL from the coding sequence ATGCGGATCGTGGAGCTGGCCCGGCTGGGCATTAGACCCTGCGACATCTCGCGCCAGCTGCGCGTGAGTCACGGCTGTGTGTCGAAGATCTTGGCGCGTTACCACGAAACTGGCTCCATACTGCCGGGCGCCATTGGCGGCTCGAAGCCGCGTGTCACCACGCCCAAGGTGGTCAACTATATACGGGAGCTGAAACAGCGCGATCCGGGCATCTTTGCCTGGGAGATACGTGATCGCCTGCTCAGCGAGGGCATATGCGACAAGACGAATGTGCCCAGCGTGAGCTCCATTTCGCGCATACTGCGCAACAAGCTGGGCAGCATTGGTCATCATCATAGTGCTGGTAATGGTGGATCCGCATCCCTTGGCAtgggcagcaacggcagcagcggcaacggcggcaATAGCAATGTTGCAGCCAATGGCAGCGCCGTTCAGCACACACACTCCGCGCACCAGCATCATTATCATCACCAGCATACGGCAGCCGCGGTGGCGGCCAGTGCACATCATGcgcacgcccacgcccatcTGTACAATTCCATCTACCAGCCGTATACCGCGGCGGCTGCCTATAGCATGAAGGCCGTCTCCTGCGGCAGTCCCTCGCCGCCGCAGTCGGCGCAGACGCATCAGCTGCGCAGCGTGGCCGCCGCCCACTGGCCCTCGTCGCACTCGGTGACCGACATACTGGCGCATCACCAGGCCGTTGCCCTGCGCGCCAGCTGCCAGGGCAACACAGTCTCTCCGCTGCCGATGACGCCGTCGCCGGTGACCGCCGCCACCGGCGGACAGCCGCTGCTAGACTGCGAGGGCGGAGCGGCACAACAGCCGCCGTACAACTACTATATGTACTTTCAAAATGGCGGCATGcatcatcaccatcaccaCGGAGGCATGATGACGGCCGGGGCAACTGGCTTATGA
- the LOC6629837 gene encoding tol-Pal system protein TolA — MTAKAALLLFLLLCPLFWTQAFGYKTGKSQKRSIGLSSLHYDDGQNEGMEDCKKDASDDANVRVPINSVPRQKASCIAMKAAQEAKAASDAQLPAAENAAHQVKMQLADKALAAANAAEAALAGKKQIVDQLESEVREGELVVQEESGSLQASQGNCNAATQAAKQAGLQVKSLSDAVKNAQANVLNSEQAANGAQQELIEKQQLVEAAKKRVELLLRQLDGARTDFRNTQKAAERAAGAAQEAKQRASRERRMAEIRFKLHQHMHQ; from the exons ATGACTGCTAAGGCTGCACTGCTTCTATTCCTGTTGCTCTGCCCTCTGTTCTGGACTCAAGCCTTTGGCTACAAGACGGGTAAG TCCCAGAAGCGATCTATAGGTTTATCCAGCTTACATTATGATGATGGGCAAAATGAGGGCATGGAAGATTGTAAGAAGGATGCTAGCGATGATGCCAATGTGCGAGTGCCCATTAATTCGGTGCCGCGACAAAAGGCCTCCTGCATTGCCATGAAGGCAGCACAAGAAGCGAAAGCTGCATCCGATGCTCAGCTGCCGGCCGCGGAAAATGCTGCTCACCAGGTTAAGATGCAGCTGGCAGACAAGGCGCTGGCCGCAGCAAATGCCGCAGAGGCTGCTCTGGCGGGCAAAAAGCAAATCGTTGATCAACTCGAATCGGAGGTGCGTGAAGGTGAGCTCGTCGTCCAGGAAGAGTCCGGCTCACTGCAAGCATCGCAGGGCAACTGCAACGCAGCCACACAGGCGGCCAAGCAGGCTGGCTTACAGGTGAAGTCCTTGAGCGATGCCGTCAAGAACGCCCAGGCCAATGTGCTTAACTCGGAACAGGCGGCCAACGGTGCCCAGCAGGAGCTCATCGAGAAACAGCAGCTAGTGGAGGCCGCCAAAAAGCGTGTTGAATTGCTCCTCCGCCAGCTGGACGGTGCACGAACCGATTTCAGGAATACCCAAAAGGCGGCCGAGCGTGCCGCGGGCGCCGCCCAGGAAGCCAAACAGCGCGCCTCCCGGGAACGCCGCATGGCCGAAATACGCTTCAAGCTGCATCAGCATATGCATCAGTAA
- the Coq2 gene encoding 4-hydroxybenzoate polyprenyltransferase, mitochondrial has translation MFALRHLRLQGRAKPYLPYAAAAATTTVKHMPAVPARVHIGLHTHASDCRKQRLLMLQEHMASWRLHQRTTTTLSESSGPESKAPYKSSILQELAAATKPYAQLMRIDRPIGTYLLFWPCGWSIALSADAGCWPDFTMLALFATGALIMRGAGCTINDMWDKDIDAKVERTRTRPLASGQITQLDAIVFLSAQLSLGLLVLVQLNWQSILLGASSLGLVITYPLMKRVTYWPQLVLGMCFNWGALLGWCATQGSVNLDACLPLYLSGVCWTIVYDTIYAHQDKLDDLQIGVKSTALRFGENTKAWLSGFTAAMLAGLSAAGYACDQTLPYYAAVGVVGAHLVQQIYSLNIDNPSDCAKKFISNHQVGLILFLGIVLGTLLKSEDNKKQRKASTAAATTPAYVPLPQSQPDVIS, from the exons ATGTTTGCGTTACGACATTTGCGACTACAGGGCAGGGCTAAACCGTATTTGCCAtacgctgcagcagcagcaacaacaactgtaaaACACATGCCAGCTGTGCCGGCGCGTGTCCACATTGggctgcacacacacgccaGTGACTGCCGCAAGCAGAGACTGCTGATGCTTCAGGAGCACATGGCTAGCTGGAGGCTGCATCAAAGAACTACGACAACACTGTCAGAGTCTTCAGGCCCGGAAAGCAAGGCGCCTTACAAATCATCGATTCTACAGGAATTGGCCGCCGCCACTAAGCCATACGCACAGCTGATGCGCATTGATCGGCCAATTGGGACGTACTTACTCTTTTGGCCCTGCGGCTGGAGCATTGCGTTAAGCGCTGATGCCGGCTGCTGGCCGGACTTTACCATGCTGGCTCTGTTTGCGACGGGCGCGTTGATTATGCGCGGCGCCGGTTGCACCATTAACGATATGTGGGACAAAGACATCGATGCCAAGGTGGAGAGGACGCGCACACGTCCGCTAGCTTCTGGGCAAATCACGCAACTCGATGCGATTGTGTTTCTCTCGGCACAGCTTAGCCTTGGCCTGCTGGTGCTTGTGCAGCTCAATTGGCAATCCATATTGCTGGGCGCCAGTTCGCTGGGCCTAGTCATTACGTATCCACTGATGAAGCGTGTCACCTACTGGCCGCAACTTGTGCTCGGCATGTGCTTCAACTGGGGCGCTCTGCTGGGCTGGTGTGCTACCCAAGGTAGCGTTAATCTGGATGCCTGCCTGCCATTGTACCTGTCTGGTGTTTGCTGGACCATTGTCTATGACACCATCTATGCGCACCAGGACAAGCTGGATGATTTGCAAATTGGCGTGAAGTCCACAGCGCTACGTTTCGGAGAGAATACAAAAGCCTGGCTCTCAGGCTTTACGGCTGCCATGCTGGCGGGCTTGTCGGCGGCCGGCTATGCCTGTGACCAGACGCTGCCTTACTATGCCGCAGTTGGGGTCGTTGGAGCACATTTGGTGCAGCAG ATCTACTCACTCAACATAGACAATCCCAGTGACTGCGCCAAGAAATTCATTTCGAATCATCAAGTGGGCCTCATCCTGTTTCTGGGCATTGTGCTGGGCACTCTGTTGAAATCGGAGGATAACAAAAAACAGCGCAAAGCATCGACAGCAGCCGCAACTACTCCCGCATATGTACCCTTACCGCAATCACAGCCAGACGTTATAAGCTGA